In Curtobacterium sp. TC1, the following proteins share a genomic window:
- a CDS encoding MBL fold metallo-hydrolase gives MELTKYNHATVVLEQDGTTLVIDPGVFTPEAADLVRAAAAVLITHEHPDHFDVEAVRAGLDANDALVVRAPGSVVEQLGDHDGRVRAVHAGDAFEIGSFSVRAFGEEHAVIHRDIPTIANVGYLVDGAVFHPGDAYLEPGVPVQTLLLPTSGPWTSTAAAVDYVRSVAPERAVQIHEAMLSDLGQQSTARFLGSDGLGPVPVLILPAGESITV, from the coding sequence ATGGAGTTGACGAAGTACAACCACGCCACCGTCGTCCTCGAGCAGGACGGCACCACGCTCGTCATCGACCCGGGGGTGTTCACGCCCGAGGCCGCCGACCTCGTCCGCGCAGCCGCCGCCGTCCTCATCACCCACGAGCACCCCGACCACTTCGACGTCGAGGCCGTCCGTGCCGGGCTCGACGCGAACGACGCCCTCGTGGTCCGGGCTCCCGGGTCGGTCGTCGAACAGCTCGGCGACCACGACGGTCGCGTGAGGGCGGTGCACGCCGGTGACGCGTTCGAGATCGGCTCGTTCTCGGTGCGGGCCTTCGGCGAGGAGCACGCGGTCATCCACCGTGACATCCCGACGATCGCGAACGTCGGCTACCTGGTGGACGGTGCCGTGTTCCACCCGGGGGATGCGTACCTCGAGCCGGGTGTCCCCGTGCAGACGCTGCTCCTGCCGACCAGCGGTCCGTGGACGAGCACCGCCGCCGCGGTCGACTACGTCCGATCGGTGGCGCCGGAGCGTGCCGTCCAGATCCACGAGGCGATGCTGAGCGACCTCGGCCAGCAGTCCACCGCGCGGTTCCTCGGCTCGGACGGACTCGGACCGGTGCCGGTCCTGATCCTGCCCGCGGGGGAATCGATCACCGTCTGA
- a CDS encoding HAD family hydrolase, with protein sequence MSDAPSTAVLFDIDGTLVDSNYAHIDAWWRAARAAGESVDAWRIHRAIGMDSAKLLETLLPDASDETRETVKQFNTAYFAEHMPQLRLLPGARDLLRAVAEAGHAVVLATSAPENELTRLRELLDAEEWLTAVTSSEDVEQAKPDPGIIEVALDRAGVRADAAVMVGDAMWDVESAGRVGVTSVAVMTGGIGGDELRGAGAAEVHDDAAAVLAALRSGDGAIAALGRRA encoded by the coding sequence ATGTCCGACGCTCCCTCGACCGCAGTCCTCTTCGACATCGACGGCACGCTCGTCGACTCGAACTACGCCCACATCGACGCCTGGTGGCGCGCTGCCCGCGCAGCGGGCGAGTCCGTCGACGCGTGGCGCATCCACCGAGCGATCGGCATGGACTCGGCGAAGCTGCTCGAGACGCTGCTGCCGGACGCCTCCGACGAGACGCGCGAGACCGTCAAGCAGTTCAACACCGCCTACTTCGCCGAGCACATGCCCCAGCTGCGGCTGCTGCCGGGGGCCCGCGACCTGCTCCGTGCGGTCGCCGAGGCGGGGCACGCCGTCGTCCTGGCGACGAGTGCGCCGGAGAACGAGCTGACGCGGCTGCGTGAACTGCTCGACGCCGAGGAGTGGCTCACCGCGGTGACGAGCTCCGAGGACGTCGAGCAGGCGAAGCCGGACCCGGGGATCATCGAGGTGGCGCTGGACCGGGCTGGAGTGCGTGCCGACGCCGCCGTGATGGTCGGCGACGCGATGTGGGACGTCGAGTCGGCCGGACGCGTCGGCGTGACCTCCGTCGCGGTGATGACCGGCGGCATCGGCGGCGACGAACTCCGCGGCGCCGGTGCTGCGGAGGTCCACGACGACGCCGCTGCCGTGCTCGCCGCGCTGCGGTCCGGGGACGGTGCGATCGCCGCGCTGGGCAGGCGTGCGTGA
- a CDS encoding nucleoside hydrolase, with translation MPSATQPAKIILDCDPGHDDAVAILLAHGNPDIELLAVTTVVGNQTLPKVTRNALAVARIAGITGVPFAAGADRPLLRQIEVAPDIHGESGLDGPMLPEPSFDLDERHAVDLIIDTVMAHEPGTVTLVPTGGLTNIALAARKEPRIVERVKQVVLMGGGVHVGNWSPVAEFNIVIDPEAASIVFDAGWDVVMVGLDLTHQALATPEVAARIAAVGTAPAAFVGELLDFFGQTYKDAQGFDAPPVHDPCAVAYVIDPTIVRAVKVPIHIETQGTLTLGMTVADFRAPAPEDCRTSAAMELDHGRFWDLVVDALERIGETPDTGWTPRPATTTATTTEI, from the coding sequence GTGCCCAGTGCGACCCAGCCAGCGAAGATCATCCTCGACTGCGACCCCGGCCACGACGACGCCGTCGCCATCCTGCTGGCCCACGGCAACCCGGACATCGAGCTCCTGGCCGTCACCACCGTCGTCGGCAACCAGACCCTGCCGAAGGTCACCCGCAACGCCCTCGCCGTCGCGCGCATCGCCGGCATCACCGGGGTGCCGTTCGCCGCGGGCGCCGACCGTCCGCTCCTGCGCCAGATCGAGGTCGCTCCGGACATCCACGGCGAGAGCGGGCTCGACGGCCCGATGCTCCCCGAGCCGTCGTTCGACCTCGACGAGCGCCACGCCGTCGACCTGATCATCGACACCGTGATGGCGCACGAGCCCGGCACCGTCACGCTGGTGCCGACCGGCGGCCTGACGAACATCGCGCTCGCCGCCCGCAAGGAACCCCGCATCGTCGAGCGCGTCAAGCAGGTCGTGCTCATGGGCGGCGGCGTGCACGTCGGCAACTGGAGCCCGGTGGCCGAGTTCAACATCGTCATCGACCCCGAGGCCGCCTCGATCGTCTTCGACGCCGGCTGGGACGTCGTCATGGTCGGCCTCGACCTGACCCACCAGGCCCTCGCCACCCCGGAGGTCGCCGCGCGCATCGCCGCCGTCGGCACCGCCCCCGCCGCGTTCGTCGGCGAGCTGCTCGACTTCTTCGGTCAGACCTACAAGGACGCGCAGGGCTTCGACGCCCCGCCGGTCCACGACCCCTGCGCCGTCGCGTACGTCATCGACCCGACCATCGTCCGCGCCGTGAAGGTCCCGATCCACATCGAGACCCAGGGCACCCTGACGCTCGGCATGACCGTCGCCGACTTCCGTGCGCCCGCGCCGGAGGACTGCCGCACGAGCGCCGCGATGGAGCTCGACCACGGCCGCTTCTGGGACCTGGTCGTCGACGCCCTCGAACGCATCGGCGAGACCCCCGACACCGGTTGGACCCCTCGCCCCGCCACGACCACCGCCACGACCACAGAGATCTGA
- a CDS encoding Ppx/GppA phosphatase family protein — MRVGVLDIGSNTGHLLVVDAHGGAAPLPASSFKQPLRLAEHLDEAGAVTPQGVDALTRFVADAVRVAEERGCEDMLAFATSAVRDAVNSDAVLAHVESSTGVELAVLSGGDEARLTFLAVRRWFGWSAGRLAVFDIGGGSLEIAGGADEAPDVAWSMPIGAARLARSYFAAGTPTEDDVRRIRHEIRVEIARDAGKLLRAGRPDRAVATSKTFRSIARICGAAPSAAGPLVPRVLDGDVLRSKLPALLTMSVAELAELPGVSASRAHQVVPGALVAEACLDIFDLAALEICPWALREGVILERLDQLSVLGNSQ, encoded by the coding sequence ATGCGCGTGGGAGTCCTCGACATCGGGTCCAACACCGGCCACCTGCTCGTCGTGGACGCCCACGGCGGCGCCGCGCCGCTGCCGGCGTCCTCGTTCAAGCAACCGCTGCGGCTGGCCGAGCACCTGGACGAGGCCGGCGCGGTGACGCCGCAGGGCGTCGACGCCCTGACGCGGTTCGTGGCGGACGCCGTCCGGGTCGCCGAGGAACGCGGCTGCGAGGACATGCTCGCCTTCGCGACCTCGGCCGTCCGCGACGCGGTGAACTCCGACGCGGTCCTCGCCCACGTCGAGTCCTCGACCGGTGTGGAGCTCGCCGTCCTGTCCGGTGGGGACGAAGCGCGGCTGACGTTCCTCGCCGTCCGGCGGTGGTTCGGGTGGTCCGCCGGACGGCTCGCGGTGTTCGACATCGGCGGCGGCTCGCTCGAGATCGCCGGGGGAGCCGACGAAGCGCCGGACGTCGCGTGGTCGATGCCGATCGGTGCCGCCCGGCTCGCCCGCTCCTACTTCGCGGCGGGCACCCCGACCGAGGACGACGTCCGCCGCATCCGGCACGAGATCCGGGTGGAGATCGCCCGCGACGCCGGCAAGCTGCTCCGCGCCGGGCGTCCGGACCGTGCCGTGGCGACCTCGAAGACCTTCCGGTCGATCGCCCGGATCTGCGGAGCGGCGCCGTCGGCTGCCGGTCCGCTCGTGCCGCGGGTGCTCGACGGAGACGTGCTCCGGTCCAAGCTGCCGGCGTTGCTGACCATGTCGGTCGCCGAGTTGGCGGAGCTCCCAGGGGTCTCGGCGAGCCGGGCGCACCAGGTGGTGCCCGGGGCGCTCGTCGCCGAGGCCTGCCTCGACATCTTCGACCTGGCGGCACTGGAGATCTGCCCGTGGGCGCTCCGCGAGGGCGTGATCCTCGAGCGGCTCGACCAGCTGTCGGTGTTGGGCAACTCCCAGTAG
- a CDS encoding MFS transporter, translated as MTTTSTKKSIGALTAALLAACIAFQLNASMLSPALVTMARELKTDDATIGLSQTLYFTLAALFSLFLPRLSDIVGRKRVLIGMLAVMLVGSIVAALAVNVPMLFAGRIIQGVTGPVVPICLLVLRNEIADPKRYGAALGLLTAVNGGIAGVDALAGGWIATNFGFRGIFWVIAVVTVIALALVAVWGVESKPSAGTRMDWIGVVPLVVSVGALLTAFNEAGKLGAANPALVIGGVVVALAAFAVFWAVESRVREPLVETRFLKRRATWALLATTFLTMTGVFAVVNGLVTSLAQNGDAGFGMEADLASLVFLTPYALVGWIVGPFAGRLAPTIGYRAVLRVGLVGSIVSTVLMALVGVHSLPVLVTATVLIGITYAGIANIILNGLGIVLSPESNPGFLPGLNAGAFNLGAGVSFAVLPALQIALGVGGSAGTAGYSGGMLLGAVITTAALAISFLIPRPESAETTSVAPQKETVR; from the coding sequence ATGACCACCACATCGACGAAGAAGTCGATCGGCGCCCTGACCGCAGCGCTCCTCGCCGCGTGCATCGCGTTCCAGCTCAACGCGAGCATGCTCAGCCCCGCGCTGGTCACCATGGCGCGCGAGCTCAAGACCGACGACGCCACCATCGGGCTGTCGCAGACCCTGTACTTCACGCTCGCGGCGCTGTTCTCGCTGTTCCTGCCGCGCCTGTCCGACATCGTCGGGCGCAAGCGCGTCCTGATCGGCATGCTCGCCGTGATGCTCGTCGGCAGCATCGTCGCCGCGCTCGCGGTGAACGTGCCGATGCTGTTCGCCGGCCGGATCATCCAGGGCGTCACCGGCCCGGTCGTCCCGATCTGCCTGCTCGTCCTGCGCAACGAGATCGCCGACCCGAAGCGCTACGGCGCCGCCCTCGGCCTGCTCACCGCCGTGAACGGCGGCATCGCCGGTGTCGACGCGCTCGCCGGCGGCTGGATCGCCACGAACTTCGGGTTCCGAGGGATCTTCTGGGTCATCGCCGTCGTCACCGTCATCGCGCTGGCACTCGTCGCCGTGTGGGGCGTCGAGTCGAAGCCGTCCGCCGGCACCCGGATGGACTGGATCGGTGTCGTCCCCCTGGTGGTGAGCGTCGGCGCACTCCTCACCGCGTTCAACGAGGCCGGCAAGCTCGGTGCCGCGAACCCGGCACTGGTGATCGGTGGCGTCGTCGTCGCACTCGCCGCCTTCGCGGTCTTCTGGGCGGTCGAGTCCCGGGTGCGGGAGCCGCTCGTCGAGACCCGCTTCCTGAAGCGTCGTGCCACGTGGGCGCTGCTGGCGACGACGTTCCTGACCATGACCGGCGTCTTCGCGGTCGTCAACGGGCTCGTCACGTCCCTCGCGCAGAACGGCGACGCCGGCTTCGGCATGGAGGCGGACCTCGCCTCGCTCGTGTTCCTCACCCCGTACGCGCTGGTCGGCTGGATCGTCGGTCCGTTCGCGGGACGCCTCGCACCGACCATCGGCTACCGGGCCGTGCTCCGCGTCGGTCTGGTCGGCAGCATCGTCTCGACGGTCCTGATGGCGCTCGTGGGCGTGCACTCGCTGCCGGTCCTGGTGACCGCGACCGTCCTGATCGGCATCACGTACGCCGGCATCGCGAACATCATCCTCAACGGCCTCGGCATCGTGCTCTCGCCGGAGTCGAACCCCGGCTTCCTGCCCGGCCTGAACGCCGGTGCGTTCAACCTCGGCGCCGGGGTCAGCTTCGCCGTGCTGCCGGCGCTGCAGATCGCGCTCGGGGTCGGCGGGTCCGCGGGCACCGCCGGGTACTCCGGTGGCATGCTGCTCGGTGCCGTGATCACGACCGCCGCGCTCGCGATCTCGTTCCTCATCCCCCGCCCGGAGAGCGCCGAGACCACGTCCGTCGCACCGCAGAAGGAGACCGTCCGGTGA
- a CDS encoding MDR family MFS transporter: MSATAPGTTKRARPGTDGPLLLTQRRIWIIFSALIAGMLLSSLDQTIVSTAMPTIVGELGGVAHQAWLTTGYLLASTIVMPVYGKFGDVLGRRNLFLIAIALFTIASAGCAFAVDFTQLVVFRAMQGLGGGGLMILSQAIIADIVPASQRGKYLGPLGAIFGLSAIGGPLLGGFFVDHLTWNWAFYINIPVGIAAFFVAWFALTLPNKKATKRIDVLGVLFMSAATTCLVFFSEFGGSKDHGWDAPETWAWFAGLVVSAALLVLVESRAQDPVLPLSFFRNRTFLLATGIGLVLGIGMFAAIGFVPTFLQMASGTSAAVSGLLMLPMMVGLIGTSIASGNLITKTGRYRMFPIIGTVLVAIAMLAMTQLAADTPIWLICAYLFVFGAGLGLIMQVVVLVAQNAVPAEQVGTATSTNNYFREVGASLGTAVFGALFTARLTTSLTDVFRGAGGSATDAASSAGSIDPSTVAGLPPAVQDGIVNAYADSLAPVFWYLLPFIAVAFLLALFLPQITLSDTAGMVARGEAVGGDEADALERAQRAGRAESVSSESVSSGGETPASRRDASD, translated from the coding sequence ATGAGCGCAACCGCGCCGGGCACCACCAAGCGTGCCCGCCCCGGCACCGACGGGCCGCTGCTGCTGACGCAGCGCCGGATCTGGATCATCTTCTCCGCGCTCATCGCGGGGATGCTGCTCTCCAGCCTCGACCAGACCATCGTCTCGACGGCGATGCCCACCATCGTCGGCGAACTCGGCGGCGTCGCACACCAGGCGTGGCTGACGACCGGGTACCTGCTCGCCTCGACCATCGTGATGCCCGTGTACGGCAAGTTCGGTGACGTCCTGGGGCGCCGCAACCTGTTCCTCATCGCGATCGCCCTGTTCACCATCGCGTCGGCCGGGTGTGCCTTCGCCGTTGACTTCACGCAGCTCGTCGTGTTCCGTGCGATGCAGGGGCTCGGCGGCGGCGGTCTGATGATCCTGTCGCAGGCGATCATCGCCGACATCGTGCCCGCCTCGCAGCGCGGCAAGTACCTCGGCCCCCTCGGTGCGATCTTCGGCCTGTCCGCGATCGGCGGCCCGCTGCTCGGTGGCTTCTTCGTCGACCACCTGACCTGGAACTGGGCGTTCTACATCAACATCCCGGTCGGCATCGCGGCGTTCTTCGTGGCGTGGTTCGCGCTGACCCTGCCGAACAAGAAGGCGACGAAGCGCATCGACGTGCTCGGCGTGCTCTTCATGTCCGCCGCGACCACGTGCCTGGTGTTCTTCTCGGAGTTCGGCGGCAGCAAGGACCACGGCTGGGACGCCCCAGAGACGTGGGCCTGGTTCGCGGGGCTCGTCGTCTCGGCGGCGCTCCTCGTGCTCGTCGAGTCGCGCGCGCAGGACCCGGTCCTCCCGCTGTCGTTCTTCAGGAACCGCACGTTCCTGCTGGCGACCGGCATCGGCCTGGTGCTCGGCATCGGCATGTTCGCCGCGATCGGGTTCGTCCCGACGTTCCTGCAGATGGCTTCGGGCACCTCGGCCGCGGTGTCGGGGCTGCTCATGCTGCCGATGATGGTCGGTCTGATCGGGACCTCGATCGCGTCCGGCAACCTGATCACCAAGACCGGGCGCTACCGGATGTTCCCGATCATCGGCACGGTCCTGGTCGCCATCGCGATGCTCGCGATGACCCAGCTCGCAGCGGACACCCCGATCTGGCTGATCTGCGCGTACCTGTTCGTCTTCGGCGCCGGGCTCGGACTGATCATGCAGGTGGTCGTCCTCGTCGCGCAGAACGCCGTGCCCGCCGAGCAGGTGGGTACCGCGACCTCGACGAACAACTACTTCCGCGAGGTCGGCGCCTCCCTCGGCACCGCCGTCTTCGGTGCGCTGTTCACCGCCCGGCTCACGACGTCGCTCACCGACGTGTTCCGCGGTGCCGGCGGCTCGGCCACCGATGCGGCGTCGTCGGCGGGCAGCATCGACCCGTCGACCGTGGCCGGGCTGCCTCCGGCGGTGCAGGACGGCATCGTGAACGCGTACGCCGACTCGCTCGCGCCGGTGTTCTGGTACCTGCTGCCCTTCATCGCGGTGGCGTTCCTGCTCGCACTGTTCCTGCCGCAGATCACGCTCTCCGACACGGCCGGCATGGTCGCCCGTGGTGAGGCCGTCGGCGGCGACGAGGCCGACGCGCTCGAGCGCGCGCAGCGAGCGGGCCGCGCAGAGTCCGTGTCGTCCGAGTCCGTGTCGTCGGGTGGTGAGACGCCGGCGTCCCGCCGGGACGCCTCCGACTGA
- a CDS encoding MarR family winged helix-turn-helix transcriptional regulator — protein sequence MDRTDELAVELRHAIGRVVRAAKREADSLPTAHATTLGFLEREGPMPIAELARRRAVKHQGQSRTVGELADLGYVERTASDTDRRVSVIRISDTGREVLRRDMTARADWLATAIREELDDEERAALERLPGIFERLARRAD from the coding sequence CACGCGATCGGTCGCGTCGTGCGCGCTGCGAAGCGCGAGGCGGACTCGCTGCCGACCGCCCACGCGACGACCCTCGGGTTCCTCGAGCGCGAGGGGCCGATGCCGATCGCGGAGCTGGCTCGTCGCCGAGCGGTGAAGCACCAGGGGCAGTCGCGCACGGTCGGGGAGCTCGCGGACCTCGGGTACGTCGAGCGGACGGCGTCGGACACCGATCGGCGCGTGTCGGTCATCCGCATCTCCGACACGGGCCGTGAGGTCCTCCGCCGGGACATGACGGCGCGGGCCGACTGGTTGGCGACGGCGATCCGTGAGGAACTCGACGACGAGGAACGTGCGGCCCTCGAACGCCTGCCCGGCATCTTCGAACGGTTGGCCCGGCGCGCCGACTGA
- a CDS encoding GNAT family N-acetyltransferase, translating to MITIERVSWDDPRGVVLRARMDDEMHERYGSSNGDEDPAITAERGRALSVDPSTVVTSVLALDESGDAVGHIAIRRLGDEVELKRLIVLTSARGKGAATALLDECERIGRELGAPRLILQTGDKQPDAVALYEKTGWNPIPVYAPYAATMPWSFCFEKAL from the coding sequence GTGATCACGATCGAACGCGTGTCCTGGGACGACCCCCGAGGCGTGGTGCTCCGCGCCCGCATGGACGACGAGATGCACGAACGCTACGGCTCGTCGAACGGCGACGAGGACCCGGCGATCACGGCCGAGCGGGGCCGTGCGCTGTCCGTCGACCCGTCGACCGTCGTCACCTCGGTCCTCGCCCTCGACGAGTCCGGCGACGCCGTCGGCCACATCGCGATCCGGCGCCTGGGTGACGAGGTCGAGCTGAAGCGCCTGATCGTGCTGACCTCGGCCCGTGGCAAGGGTGCCGCCACCGCGCTGCTCGACGAGTGCGAGCGCATCGGTCGCGAGCTCGGTGCGCCCCGGCTGATCCTGCAGACCGGCGACAAGCAGCCCGACGCGGTCGCCCTGTACGAGAAGACCGGGTGGAACCCGATCCCCGTCTACGCGCCGTACGCGGCGACGATGCCGTGGTCGTTCTGCTTCGAGAAGGCGCTGTAG
- a CDS encoding ribokinase: MTQTIVIVGSLNADLVVRTERFPKPGETLHGSDLAILPGGKSANQAVAAGRLGGTVRMIGAVGDDGNGALLRDSVAAAGADTTHVAVREGVATGTAVITVDGAGENTIVISAGANGTLSPDDVPADAFDDAGVLGLCLEVSIDVVLAAARAAHDAGVTVLTNLSPFGAVPAELLELTDVLLVNEHEAAELGEHGVARSIVTRGGSGCVVHDGDAEPVSIDAVRVEPVDTTGCGDAFMGSVALRLAAGDSLVDAARFAVGVGAYAATKAGAQASYPTTAELEAFLRAEDGPPGR, translated from the coding sequence GTGACCCAGACCATCGTGATCGTCGGATCGCTCAACGCGGACCTGGTGGTCCGGACCGAGCGGTTCCCGAAGCCCGGTGAGACCCTGCACGGGTCCGACCTGGCGATCCTGCCCGGTGGCAAGTCCGCCAACCAGGCGGTGGCTGCCGGGAGGCTCGGGGGCACGGTCCGCATGATCGGTGCGGTCGGCGACGACGGGAACGGTGCACTGCTCCGCGACTCCGTCGCGGCTGCGGGTGCGGACACGACGCACGTCGCCGTCCGGGAGGGCGTGGCCACCGGCACCGCCGTCATCACGGTCGACGGCGCCGGCGAGAACACCATCGTGATCTCCGCCGGCGCGAACGGCACGCTGTCGCCGGACGACGTGCCCGCCGACGCCTTCGACGACGCCGGCGTGCTCGGCCTCTGCCTCGAGGTCTCGATCGACGTCGTCCTCGCGGCAGCCCGGGCCGCGCACGACGCCGGCGTCACGGTGCTCACGAACCTGTCGCCCTTCGGCGCCGTCCCCGCCGAACTGCTCGAGCTGACCGACGTCCTGCTCGTCAACGAGCACGAGGCCGCCGAACTCGGTGAGCACGGCGTCGCGCGCTCCATCGTCACCCGCGGCGGCTCGGGCTGCGTCGTGCACGACGGCGACGCCGAACCGGTGTCGATCGACGCCGTCCGGGTCGAGCCGGTGGACACCACAGGCTGCGGTGACGCCTTCATGGGGTCGGTGGCCCTGCGGCTCGCGGCGGGGGACTCCCTCGTCGACGCCGCACGGTTCGCGGTGGGGGTCGGGGCGTACGCCGCGACCAAGGCGGGCGCGCAGGCCTCGTACCCGACCACGGCGGAACTCGAGGCGTTCCTGCGGGCGGAGGACGGGCCTCCCGGCCGTTGA
- a CDS encoding LacI family DNA-binding transcriptional regulator: MPSSVAPGRRVTAAMVAERAGTSIATVSLVVNGKDRGRVSVPIATRVRDAVDELGYVVDHAASSLARGSGDLVVLIAPDLSNPFFAEVIRGVRDTIGDRFQLVLSVTERGAQPLAADVRRFERLRPAGILVDAPAAGESMSASVPVVLLDAPGGTEAVNYDLSPGVHDLVAHLHELGHRRVGYLDGTSRATTFGVRRELFEQECAAAGITVSEVTARADLTVEAAASATEHVIEAWQDDDVTAVVAAADTLAYGVLRVAGALGIAVPGELAVAGFDDLPSSSVTSPALTSVALPGADLGRSAAERLLATLDGTAAEPAALPTRLVRRASTGA; this comes from the coding sequence GTGCCTTCATCCGTCGCTCCGGGCCGCCGTGTGACCGCTGCCATGGTGGCCGAGCGCGCCGGGACGAGCATCGCCACGGTCTCCCTCGTCGTCAACGGCAAGGACCGCGGCCGGGTGTCCGTCCCCATCGCCACGCGGGTGCGTGACGCCGTCGACGAACTCGGCTACGTGGTCGACCACGCCGCCAGTTCCCTGGCGCGCGGCAGCGGTGACCTGGTCGTCCTCATCGCCCCGGACCTGTCGAACCCGTTCTTCGCCGAGGTCATCCGCGGCGTGCGCGACACCATCGGCGACCGGTTCCAGCTCGTGCTGTCGGTCACCGAGCGCGGCGCCCAGCCCCTGGCAGCCGACGTCCGGCGCTTCGAACGCCTCCGGCCCGCGGGCATCCTCGTCGACGCCCCGGCTGCGGGTGAGTCGATGTCGGCGAGCGTGCCCGTGGTCCTCCTCGACGCCCCCGGTGGCACCGAGGCCGTCAACTACGACCTCTCCCCCGGCGTCCACGACCTCGTCGCGCACCTGCACGAACTGGGGCACCGGCGCGTCGGGTACCTCGACGGGACCTCCCGTGCGACGACGTTCGGCGTCCGCCGCGAGCTCTTCGAACAGGAGTGCGCCGCCGCCGGCATCACCGTGTCCGAGGTCACCGCCCGCGCCGACCTGACGGTGGAGGCCGCAGCCTCGGCCACCGAGCACGTCATCGAGGCCTGGCAGGACGACGACGTCACCGCGGTCGTCGCCGCCGCCGACACCCTGGCGTACGGGGTCCTGCGCGTCGCCGGAGCGCTCGGCATCGCGGTCCCCGGAGAGCTCGCGGTCGCCGGCTTCGACGACCTGCCGTCGTCGTCGGTCACGTCCCCCGCGCTCACGAGCGTCGCACTGCCCGGCGCCGACCTCGGGCGCTCCGCCGCGGAACGCCTGCTCGCGACCCTCGACGGCACTGCGGCGGAGCCGGCAGCACTCCCCACCCGCCTGGTCCGCCGCGCGAGCACCGGCGCGTGA
- a CDS encoding DUF998 domain-containing protein encodes MTNSDTPRALVPGALWTVAGVGWLVGEAVSASAFPGYSYATNYISDLGVPDVGAFQGRTIDSPLHVLMNTTFIGQGILFGVAAVLAVGVFRAASRRARVTTAVLAVVHLIGMVLVGSFHGSQTSTDGGTIVFHVLGAAAAITTGNLVAITVGIGSRALRAPAAYRIVSVALGIVGLVSLVMLVVDSSSTVVDVFPDGVWERAAVYTIVAWELVTGITLLIAAARRRQAARASAVRA; translated from the coding sequence ATGACCAATTCGGACACTCCCCGCGCGCTCGTCCCCGGTGCCCTCTGGACGGTCGCGGGCGTCGGCTGGCTCGTCGGCGAAGCCGTCTCCGCATCGGCGTTCCCCGGCTACAGCTACGCGACGAACTACATCTCCGACCTCGGCGTCCCCGACGTCGGCGCGTTCCAGGGCCGGACGATCGACTCGCCGCTGCACGTGCTCATGAACACGACCTTCATCGGGCAGGGCATCCTGTTCGGCGTCGCCGCGGTGCTCGCGGTCGGGGTGTTCCGTGCCGCGTCACGCCGAGCGCGCGTGACGACAGCGGTCCTCGCCGTCGTCCACCTGATCGGGATGGTCCTGGTCGGGTCGTTCCACGGTAGCCAGACGAGCACCGACGGCGGCACGATCGTGTTCCACGTCCTCGGTGCCGCGGCAGCGATCACGACCGGCAACCTCGTCGCGATCACCGTCGGCATCGGGTCGCGTGCGCTGCGGGCCCCGGCGGCCTACCGGATCGTGAGCGTCGCGCTCGGGATCGTCGGTCTCGTCTCCCTGGTGATGCTGGTGGTGGACTCGTCCTCGACGGTGGTCGACGTGTTCCCCGACGGCGTGTGGGAGCGTGCTGCCGTGTACACGATCGTCGCGTGGGAGCTCGTCACAGGGATCACCCTGCTGATCGCGGCGGCACGGCGCAGGCAGGCGGCACGGGCCTCGGCGGTGCGCGCGTGA
- a CDS encoding TetR/AcrR family transcriptional regulator, whose translation MSTTERTRALRRRMIGEARRATVEHGLSGFTIEQLCESVGVSRRTFFNHFASKDDAVLGIELHADVEAIDRYAAGGIVAGGLDPLDSIVALAIDQFHRVGIDRADEVLVRRVFEREPALVARFLSATDVQLARITDAVRLRFGWDDPADRRARLVTEAAAGLLKVTAETYFDDAFDEATGPTFDALLTENLRLLRAVTTTEREHTS comes from the coding sequence GTGAGCACCACCGAACGCACCCGCGCGCTGCGCCGACGCATGATCGGCGAGGCACGTCGGGCGACGGTCGAGCACGGGTTGAGCGGTTTCACGATCGAACAGCTCTGCGAGAGCGTCGGAGTGTCGCGTCGCACGTTCTTCAACCACTTCGCATCGAAGGACGACGCCGTGCTCGGCATCGAGCTGCACGCCGACGTCGAGGCGATCGACCGGTACGCCGCGGGCGGCATCGTGGCCGGCGGACTCGACCCGCTCGACTCGATCGTCGCGCTGGCGATCGACCAGTTCCACCGCGTGGGCATCGATCGTGCGGACGAGGTCCTGGTGCGCCGGGTCTTCGAGCGGGAGCCGGCGCTCGTCGCGCGGTTCCTGTCGGCGACCGACGTGCAGCTCGCCCGGATCACGGACGCCGTGCGGCTGCGGTTCGGATGGGATGATCCCGCCGACCGCCGTGCGCGCCTCGTCACCGAGGCTGCCGCGGGGCTGCTCAAGGTGACGGCGGAGACCTACTTCGACGACGCCTTCGACGAGGCCACCGGCCCGACGTTCGACGCGCTGCTCACCGAGAACCTCCGCCTGCTCAGGGCGGTCACCACGACCGAACGGGAACACACCTCATGA